From the genome of Seriola aureovittata isolate HTS-2021-v1 ecotype China chromosome 6, ASM2101889v1, whole genome shotgun sequence, one region includes:
- the gpr17 gene encoding uracil nucleotide/cysteinyl leukotriene receptor produces MESATVELPSLLSNHSSEPCAAVTSTAENTLFGCFYILVFFLALNGNSLALWIFCHQRGTSSPANVFLIHLAVADLSYVVILPLRATYHLTGGHWPFGEVPCRVVGFLFYVNMYASLYFLACVAADRYLAVVHAVRSLKVRRARYAHIISFSLWALVTVSMAPLLVAHQTAEVDGVTVCLQLYREKASRNALISLAVAFTPPFLAILSCYLLIIHSLHRGSRLEPAVKLRALRTISLVILIYVVCFLPYHVSRATFILGYSHPDVSCQTRRGLSLANRLTSSLTCLNGAMDPLVYVFGAKKFRGTLMQMFCRDKAGMSGATSGELKGTHEISMSAKSEF; encoded by the coding sequence ATGGAGTCTGCTACAGTGGAGCTGCCGTCCCTGTTGTCCAATCACTCATCAGAGCCCTGCGCGGCGGTGACGTCGACCGCCGAGAACACTTTGTTCGGATGCTTCTACATCCTGGTTTTCTTCCTGGCGCTGAACGGTAACAGCTTGGCTCTCTGGATCTTCTGTCATCAGCGCGGCACTTCTTCTCCAGCTAACGTCTTCTTGATACACCTGGCTGTGGCGGACTTGTCGTACGTGGTCATCCTCCCACTGAGAGCCACCTACCACCTCACCGGCGGCCACTGGCCCTTTGGCGAGGTTCCCTGCAGAGTGGTTGGCTTTCTGTTTTACGTCAACATGTACGCGAGCCTGTACTTCCTGGCCTGTGTGGCGGCCGACCGCTACCTGGCCGTGGTTCATGCTGTGAGGTCGCTGAAGGTCCGCCGCGCTCGGTACGCTCACATCATCAGCTTCTCTCTCTGGGCCCTGGTCACCGTCTCCATGGCGCCGTTGCTAGTCGCCCACCAGACTGCAGAGGTGGACggtgtgacagtgtgtctgcagctctACAGAGAGAAGGCCTCACGTAACGCCTTGATCTCACTGGCTGTGGCCTTCACCCCGCCGTTCCTCGCCATCCTGTCCTGCTACCTGCTCATCATCCACAGCCTGCATCGGGGCTCCAGGCTAGAGCCGGCCGTGAAGCTTCGGGCCCTGCGGACCATCAGTCTGGTGATTCTCATCTACGTGGTCTGTTTCCTGCCTTATCACGTGAGCAGGGCCACCTTCATCCTCGGGTACAGCCACCCCGACGTGTCCTGCCAGACACGCAGAGGCCTGAGCTTGGCCAACcgcctcacctcctccctcacGTGTCTGAACGGTGCGATGGACCCGCTCGTCTACGTGTTTGGGGCCAAGAAGTTCCGCGGGACTCtaatgcaaatgttttgcaGGGATAAGGCGGGAATGTCAGGAGCCACGAGTGGAGAGCTAAAGGGAACACATGAGATTTCTATGAGTGCCAAGTCTGAGTTCTGA